Within Coffea arabica cultivar ET-39 chromosome 4e, Coffea Arabica ET-39 HiFi, whole genome shotgun sequence, the genomic segment gtgcctctttttccttagcacaaaaaaaaaattctgatatAGAAAAATTTAGATGAGTTCGACAAAGAAAAAAGTGGAATACATCCCAACATTCAAACACCTTTGCTTTAAAAACActaaagttttggttgcaacaTCCAGCACCTCAATGGCTGTAATTAAACATGAACAAGATTTCAAGCACCTAAATCAGGCTCAAGCAACTCAATTGCATTAAATaggaatcagatttggtggaaCTAGATTTCAAGTGCCATCAAGCAACCCAATTGTATTAAAAATGAATCTCTATTTTGTAGAACCAGAATTCAAGTGCCTCAATTGTAATAACTATGAAGagcaaataatttatttataccTGACACAGAAGTTGCTTATTTGCGCAAGTTTTTCAGCTGGTTAGCTAACTCATCATACAGGCTTCTTGTTTCTGTTTGTTGCTGTTGCAAGGTCTTAATCAACTCTTGCTGAGCAGTGAATTGTTGAGTTACTTCTGCAGCTCGTTTTTCTGCTTCATCTGCTCTTTTTCGGCTGTCCTCAATCTCATGCCTCCAGCGTTCTACCTCAGCAGCTTGCTTCTTAGTTGCACTACGACCGCGAATGTGTCCAGGTATGTAACCAAGTTCTTGCTCGCATATTTCCTTGCTAGTCATTGAAGTTGTAGCCTGCAATTCCCTCATTTTGTCCTAGGCAAGTAAAAAATATGATCATTATGTAGCTGGAATGGATGTCAATAATTTAAAAATCCATTATCCAAGTGAAACAGCTCACCAAGGTCTCTTTTGCTTTGTCATTTACCAGCCCCTTGACTTCTTTGACTTTCGACTTAACTCAAACATGTCTATCTCTGAAAGCTCGacatcttctttccttttctgtccaaattttcaattttttcatttttagtcaTATGACAAAAAGGATGTACATGTACAAGTGTTGGCTGGGTTTCAGATTACCTTTTCCTCAACAACTCTTGCAAGCGATTTTGTGCCAACAGTAGTGTGGCAGTCATTTTTGGCACGATTTTGCTTGTTACGTTCACTAATTTTCTGCCAcaaattagtgaaaattttaaCTGACAAAGATTAGCAAATTTGTGAagtgaaatctgaaatttaataAAAGGATAGGTTATTTTGACAAGCTAACCttaaattcatcattttcaaagTAGCTGACCAGCCACTTCCAATCTTCTTCACTCACACCTTCAGGAAGTTGCCTCAATGCTTCTTGCCTTAATTCAAAACTCTGAAAATACTTGTGAAGCCGATATCGATGGTTTCGATATTGTGTGTTTAACTGCCTATTAATAGCAGTTTTTGAGGTGATGTGCTCTGGAAATCGAAAGTCATCCTACAATAACAGTGCAATCTACTTAAAACCAAGCAAATCTATGTGAAAATGACATATTAAATCTAAGGAAGATTTGAGTGCAAAAGTAGTGCAAATCTAAAGCAGTAAAATCTCTCATACTTTCTGGATGAAATTAGAGTATTAGCAGGTCAACAAATACCGTAACCGTGCTATATATGCCTTCTCGGTCACCGGGATTGAAATGGGACCACTTTGGAACATTAAGCCTAGCAGCCTTCCTAACAACACAACCCCCTTCTGTGATGAAGTATTGAGAATCCTTCCCAACAATCCGCCAAAtacaatcatcaatttcaatggTGAGCGTCTCAttagcctctttttttttttgataatgatAGATTTCGTGTACGTCCTCTTCTTCTTGCTGACAGCAGCATAGCTATTAACAAATATCAGTCCATACATTACTTTGACCACATTAACAAAGTTAGTCATGAAATAGAAACTTGGTTTTTAATTTCAGCCGTGAAAATGAAGTCTAACTTACCATTTTATTGCTCATCCGAAACTGGAATAGTCTCATTTTCTCCGGATGCACGAGACTCAGATATCTGAGGGTGTATCATCCTACTCTCACTAGCAATTTCTCTAGATGAAGAAGTTGGAGTGACAAATATTGCATTCTCTGAGGATACACTCTTGGATGCACTTCTTGGTTGATTGCTTCCAACTGAATTAGGTATTGCAGGCTATTGTGCACCTTGAGCTTTTCTCTGCAGCATTTGGCCTCACTTTCCTGGTCCAGCCATCTAAAAGTAACAAGAAGTTAGTGTTACAGCATAGTATAATTTAGGAATAAAAACTAGTTAGCCGGAGTTAAAGAGATTAAACTTAGTGTCATGTAGTCCTCATCAATTTCACCTATTCCGAATCGATGTCATTATCACTAAGAATCTCCTCTTCGTTTTCCTCATTGTTAGACTCATGTTCAGTcacttcatcatcatcattaatGAAGTCTTCAAAGGTGCCATTTGAGTTATTTTTTGACTTCTTAGCATGTACAATGGATGAAGGTACAGCCTTCGGTATCTCATTGTCTTCTCTTGAAAGTAATGGTGGATTGTCAAGGTCTATTATAATAGTGAAATCCCCAGTTGCTTCTTCTTGATATATTTCCTCAACAATTGATTCTTTTTCTAAATCTTCAGGAACATCATACAAGTGCCTTGGACTGAACCTCTCGACGACAAACCAGTTTTTGCCTAGTTTCAAGTCTTCAAGATAAAAGACTTGTTGAACATGTTGAGGGAGGACATATGGTTGGTCTTCATACTATTTTCTGGACGAATTGACACTTGTGATACCCCATTCTTTGTCCACTTGCATCCCAGCACTATCATCGGTCTTCCACCAGTCACACTTGAATACTATAACCTTTTTTTTCTCGAGCCAGTATCTTACTTCAATAATTTGTTGTATCACACCATAAAAATCGATCATATTGTTACCATGCTCACCTCTAACTACAATACCACTGTTTTGAGTCTTTCTTTGCCTTTCCCGATTTTCCGTGTGAAACCTATACCCATTAACCATGTAGCCCGTATACATGCAAACTCGGTTGTCTAGCCCAAATGCTAATGCTCGAAGCTCGCCATTGGAAGCCTCGCTGCCATACATAACCTAGTAAGGACAATTTCACCTAAATCAGTAATTTATTGTATTAGAGATAAAAAAAAGTAGGCTGTTCAAATGACACTACAAACATACACGCTGTTTAACCCATTTTGCAAATTCTCTATCGTGCCTTTGGTCCACATTTTCAGCACTCTCTGCCTCCAACTCCATTTTATGCGCACTATAGACAAAAACAATAAACCCATAAATTTTTTATGAACATATCAAAATATAGAACAAAGGTACAAGCTTTAATTAACATTAAAAGCTTACTTTATATAGTTCTCAAGCTCATCACAATTGTTCAAtataaatgtatgaattttttCCAGCTCTGAGTCAAGGAAATTGCCCCTTTTGGGCCCTCCAAATGGACGACCAGGGCATGAAAAAATGGACAATTCACCAGTATTATATCCCCTATCATTGTTTCGTTCAGGCTTGTTGAATATCGTATCAATATTGTCTAGGTACATAGAGCAGAATGTCAAGCATTCTTTATCTATGTACCGCTCAGCAATGCATCCCTCTGGCCGGGCCTTATTCCCAACATAACTTTTCAGCACTGTCATATGTCtttctcaaaggaaaataaaagaaattagaaGATTGCAGTGgtctttaataaaaaaaaacttacaagGCTATATGTACAACTCTCTACCTCTCAAATGGGAACATCCAACGATATTGAGCTGGACCGCCAAGGATAGCTTCAGCAGGCAAGTGAACCATCAAGTGCATCATTATATCGAAGAAAGCTGGAGGGAACAACCTCTCTAATTTACATAAGATGACTGCAATTTTTTGGCCTAACTCCTCCAGAACCTCTCTATGTAATGTTCTAGCACATAATTTTTTGAAGAATTCACTTAACTCGAATAGCACTTGCCGAacttcttttgttaaacttccaCGGATTGCAAGTGGGAGTAGCCTTTGTATAAAAATGTGGAAGTCATGACTTTTCATTCCAGAAATTTGAAACTGGCCATTCTTTATACATCGGCAAATGTTTGAGGCAAACCCATCTAGATATTTGACAGAATTCAAGAACTcacatactttttttttctcctccttggTTAGGCTGTAACAGGCATGTGGCATGATATAAGAGTCGCCATTTGGAATCAAATGTAGCTCTTTTTTCAAACCCAAATCCTTCAAATCTTGACGACACAACCAGTGGTCTTTGGTTTTGTTTTCAATATCCATAATTGTGGCAATGACAGCCTCTGAGATATTTTTGACACATGCATTAAATCCAAATTATGCCTAAGAAGGAGGTCTGCCCAATATGGTAACTCAAAGAAACAACTTTTCTTTGTCCAGTTCAAACCACTCTCAGAACGCTTGCGTTTCTTTGCATTGGATTGCGCCTTGGTCTTCCCAAAATTTATCTCCATATTTTGTACCtgatccaaaatttcatttccagATAAAGGTACAACAGGATTCCTAAAGTCCACATTGCCATCGAAAGGTTTTTTTTCTCGCCGCCAAGAATGGTCAATGGGTAAGAAGCGGCGATGACCTGTGTAACACAACTTTTTTCGGTGTGGTAAATGTACGCAAGTTGTCTCAACCATGCAAATAGGACATGCTTGATACCCTTTCGTACTCCATCCGGACAGCATTGCATAAGCTGAAAAATCATTTATAGTCCATAGTAAAGCTGCCCGGAGGTCAAATTTCTTGCCACTATATGCATCATATGTTTCAACACCAAGCCACATTTCATTCAGTTCATCTATTAGAGGCTCCATGTAAACATCAATCTCATTTCCCGGGGATTTAGGCCCAGGAATTAGCATTgataggaaaaagaaaggatctCTCATACACTTCCAAGGGGGCAGATTGTATGGCACTAGATAAATAGGCCAGATGCTATAAGCACTACTCATGGTCCCAAAAGGATTGAAACCATCAGTTGCAAGACCTAACCTCACATTTCTAGGATCAACGGCGAAGTCCGGATGCAACCTATCAAAGTGTTTCCATGCTTCACTGTCTGCTGGATGCCGCATGATGTTATCATCATGCACATACTTTTCTTTATGCCATCTCATATCTGAACCTATTTCTTTGTGGGTATATAATCGTTGCAGCCTATGCTTCAAAGGAAAGTAACGCAAAACTTTGCGTGGAACTCTTGAACCTGCCATCTTGTAGCGAGGTTCTTTACAATTTAGATTTGGACAAGTgtctaaattttcattttccttgtGGAAGAGAACACAATCATTGACACAAGCATGGATTTTTTCAGATTTAAAACCTAAGTCTCGAATGAGCTTCTTAGCATCAGCAAAAGACTTGGGAACTGTGGCTTCAGGAGGTAGTGCATGCctaaaaatttccagcaatgcATTGAAGGACTTTATAGTCCACCCGCTCATTGTTTTCAAATGGAGCAAAGTGACTACAAAGGATAGCTTTGAGTAAAAATGATTCCCTGGATACAGCTCCTTTTTTGCATCTTCTAACAATTTAAGAAAGTTATCTGTGTCACTATGATTCTCATTTAGACTATCATCTGTTGATTCTTCCCTACCAGCCCAATTGTCCCCCCATTGTGCTGTCCCAATGTCGTGCAACATGTCATTTAAATCTTCAGTATCACTATCCTCCTCTCCATCCCCATGTTCAGTACTATCCCCACAATTTTGGTGTCGAAATTGTTCCCCACGGTGTATCCATCTTGTGTAGCTTTTACGAATGTCTTGAGTCAATAAATGATCCTCCACAACTGTTTTAGTTTGGTTACAAAAATTATTGCATTGTGTACATGGGCAtgggattttctgattttcaactttttgagaATATGCAAACTTGAGGAAATTTTTGACTCCGAGTTCATAAGCCTTGTCCTTCCTATTGCTAATCTTCATCCAAGTTTTATCCATGTTCTAGATATAGACACATCAGCCTTTAGTACAAAATACTTTTCTAATATCAAACTAAAGAGAATAATTTGTTAACTAGCCTTTTCAAAAATTAAGGCTACAAGTCATATGAAAAGCAGCCATAAAAGTAATATGAAAATTCATATGAAAAGCCATGAAATCAGTATCATATATCAAGAAAAGTAATATGTAAAATGCAACATTTCAGAAGCCCAAATTGCCTCGGATAATGGCAAGGAAATGAAGCCTTTCGGGGGCAGGACAGAAGCCATTGGATAATGAGCCAACAAAAACAGGGGAAAATTAAAATGTAGGTTCGAAAATGGCAAAGAAATAAAGAACAAAGAACAAACTTCAGTTGAACTTACCTGAGAAATGTATAGCTTTCCCCAATTGCCTCGGATTTGCTAGTGCTAAAGAGCTCGACGCGGTTGCGGGTCAATAGAGGGGAGAAAGGGCTATCGTCAGTGGTGAAGGAAATGCTGAAGAATAAATTATGGTGCTGGATAGCTCGGACTTCAGCGGCTGATGGTGGTGGATAGCAGTGGACTTCAGCGGTTAACGGTGGTGAGCGGCATTTCGACGCGGTTGCGGGTCAATGGAGGGGAGAAAGGGTCATCGTCAGTGGTGAAGGAAAGGCTGAAGAATAAAGCTCAAGTTGCTGGGTAGCGGCGAACTTCAGCGGCTGATGGTGGTGGATAGCGGCGGACTTCAGCGGCTAACGGTGGCGAGCGGCATTTCGAATCTACGGGAAGGAAGGGTTAGTTCACCATAGGAAGGAAAGACTGAGAATGAAATTTGTCTAAGTGTTGGAAGAGAGAAGCGGCGAGACTTTTGTTTGTGTGTGAACAACCAAAAACAACGTCGTTTTGTAGAGATTTCAGCCACCCGCCTCGCGTCTCTTTCAGATTTCAGACTGGcgctctttttttttggcatctAAGCACGTCTTTGAGATTCCAGGATTCACGCCTTTAGCTTCatacatcttttttcttttttgttttagccaaatttttttttcaggtttcttttttcatacttaatctcttttttttttccttaatctcatctataaatatcaataaattatttgatattggtttcttttttgtgcatgtatatatatgtgtgcttgttTGTGTCTATATACATCTTTTTGGGTTTGGACAACTcaatatacaaattatttaagaaaTTACCTTACAATAAAACTTACACAATAAaacatgtttcaaaaatttaacatgCATAGAATCGCTTATATACAGTATAGCACTTCTTACTCATACTTATACTACTCTTTgtctattacttagtttttataataaattaaaagaaacatgtaatcaaatattctGTTAAATGTGTGGCAACTCTCAATCTTATTGCACAACAGATATTTTActaaataattttaatttcgtatatacccattccatatgaaaataattattacttatgatgtattacgcgttatactaatctttcacagtgctaacattagactacaaattatattcaattacactttttcaaattatttcaatTATTGATTTTTGAGGGTTGTTATAAGGAATAATAAACAATTCGTGAAAAAATTTTTATGCTCAGACATGTCTATTATGTCAACttagcaaaaattacaaatatctaaaaatagtttgttattatatcatttgcattttgctAATACGTAATGAGTAGgggctaaattataaaattagggtgtcatatcTTCGGTGCTTTTGCTCATATAAAAGAATTGGGggctaaataataaaattagggtgccatagtagaattagtgaaatttgatgaaaatactatagaattgcttatatacattatagcacttcttactcatgcttatcctactctttgtctattacttagtttttataataaattaaaagaaacatgtaatcaaatattctgttaaatgtgttacaactctcaatcttattgcacgacagatattttactgaataattttaatttcgtatatacccattccatatgaaaataattattacttatgatgtattacacgttatactaatctttcacagtgctaacattagactacaaattatattcaattacactttttcaaattatttcagttattgatttttgggggttgttataAGGAATAACAAACAATTCGTGAAAAAATTTTTATGCTCAAGTACGTCTATTATGTCAACttagcaaaaattacaaatatctaaaaatagtttgttattatatcatttACATTTTGCTAATACGTAatgaataggggctaaattataaaattagggtgtcatatcTTCGGTGCTTTTGCTCATATAAAAGAATTGGGggctaaataataaaattagggtgccatagtagaattagtgaaatttgatgaaaatacTATAGAATTGCTTATATACAGTATAACACTTCTTACTCATGTTTATCCTACTCTTTgtctattacttagtttttataataaattaaaagaaacatgtaatcaaatattctgttaaatgtgttacaactctcaatcttattgcacgacagatattttactgaataattttaatttcgtatatacccattccatatgaaaataattattacttatgatgtattacacgttatactaatctttcacagtgctaacattagactacaaattatattcaattacactttttcaaattatttcagttattgatttttgggggttgttataagtaataataaacaattcctaaaaaaaattttatgctcagacatgtctattatgtcaacttagcaaaaattacaaatatctaaaaatagtttgttattatatcatttgcattttgttaatacataatgaataggggctaaattataaaattagggtgtcatatcTTCGGTGCTTttgctaatataaaagaattgggggctaaataataaaattagggtgtcatagtagaattagtgaaagTTGATGAAAATACTGTAGTATATAGTGACgcaaaaagttgtcacaaaattgGAACCGGGTAGACTTTCAATGACAACAAGTTATGTTGTCACTGTAGAGAGAGCGTTTGTGACGACTTTACTTGAGTTGTCATAAAATCATTTCCCGCGGCATCAAATGATATGCGCGCCAACTATTTCGTGACGAGTTGAGAATGACAACTTCCAATGTTGTCACTGATTATGCTTGTGCTGTACTCATCTGTGATGACACCTAATGTCGTCACTGAATTAGGTTATCTGTGACAAGATTTTGTTGTCACATAAATTTTTGTCactgaaaaatatatttcttgTAGTGATTCCTACCGTGTGATTCAAAAACTTCTGGTATAACAAAGTCAATCTTATTAATAGCAATTACATAATAAGAGCCAAGAGAATGTTGGCTAGGAAATGGAAGGGATGTCAtcatatttggaaattattcattgaATTCATTTACTATAGTAATTTGAGATTGGGGTTTCATCttttcaacttccttttcaactacATCATTAGATCCTTcttcttgaaactcttgcagttccTCATCATTTGTCAGGATAACTGCACTCTCATTTTTCTCAAGGTTGATAATGGTTTGTGAGGGCAATTTTTCACAACTTGGAGGAATCAATTGGCTTACTGTTGATGGCAATAGACATATTTGATCCTCCATCCTTCTAATTCTCATTTGTGTCTCATGTTGAAATTGATATGTATTAGCAATTTGTAATTCCATCATTCTTCACGAAACATACATGACGTGAATAATAATTGTTGCTGTTGATATTGATGTTAAAAACCTGCTGGCCTTGCTGTATAATTAAAGAGTTGAAATTGTCCCACCATTATTGATCATACGTATTTGAATGTGGGTCACACCACATTTGAGATAGTGTTGagaaatttccaaaagtacggATTGAGGCACTCAGGTCATCTTAAAATGTAGGGCACATGTCGGTTGAATGATACGAGATATAATAAATTCTACAAGTTGCAACAGTCAATTTTTCTATATGAGAGGTTAGTGTATCTAAATgttgatcattagaaaaaacacgAGTCTCATTACCCTTCCTAGAaataaaatccagtctatcaccaaGATATTAAATGTTGCAGCCATAAACTAGtaaaaaaataagtgaaaaataaaaaaatatgaattaacaaaagaaacaaattaatcaagcatcagtccccggcaacgatgcaaaaaattgacaggtgttgagcctgtgcaataataaaaatctgCTTGagaaaaatatgaattttgtaaatagtggtgagtagggtcgaattcacaagaattggaaaaaattcGTTTTTTCTAGAGCACAAAGGAAGGGAAATTTTTCGGTGAATTTTAGctaattaagaaaaagaaaattcacaaaattaaacAGCAAAATAAGTCAATAATAAATATGGCTCTAAccaaaggtgcaacttttcagacacgaTCCACACAACTAATCATCAATGTAAGAATAATTCAAATATTCATttatagattggttataacTATCAACAAGTTCTGACAGCTaacttttcctttgtttattgaTAGTCAATGGACGACCATTAACTATTTTCCTAACCAAGAAACAACCCTAAGTACGGTTGTCGGATTTAATTTTTCGATTgcaataaaaactagaaaagtccaattctaaccaacaaacacgctatgagggtttgtttaagtcaGATTATACGTTTCCTTAATATGGGACCAATCACACTAGTCGCCACTAGtattaatcaattaaataattacgaatttaattgattaatatAGCAGTAGATTATTGACAAGTATCCATTTTACCTAATAACTTATGcatattttagtttatttatagTTAATTCTGAGCTCCTAAGACAATGTGAGTGACCATTTTGacaatatttgatttttttgaataaCATTGAGAAGACTTCTGAATTCATCCTTTTTAGTTATTAATGTTTATTATATTTTGGTAGGGATAAAGAAGTAAGGACAATACGGGGCCGTTTACAAAAAGTCATCGTCGGATTGGATGAGACTATATGGGGTGAGATAGTGAATTTCGAATTAGATATCAAACTGGATACCCGCTAGAAGGTTTTGCAAGAGAAAAGAGTATTGAGCAATATATGAGATCAGATTCAAAGAGTGAAGTCGGCAGTGAGTTTTTTGAAGAAGAGTATTTAGTAGTATACAATGTGGGACAGTGAAATTCGTTTCAGATACCACGTCGGATACTTAGGCAGAAAAAATCTGCAACTTGCACAGCTTTTCATCCTTCTTTCTTGTAGCATCTATGACATTTTGGCAGCTACTTTTTAGGTTCAAGACATCAACTTTCATCAACTTTATGTCATTCCATTTTCACCTTTTGACTCTTCAAGACCAAATCAAGTTTCTTATGGAAGATTCAAGGGGATTTGAAGATTATAAAGAGAGGGAACTTTGTTGAGCTTTTGGGAGCCTTTAGTTTCTAGTTAGTCTTAGAGAGGGTGAGAGCTTTGGAGCAAAAGAGAGAAATAAAAGGGGTTGTGTCTTGCCCTTTGAGGCAAGACATAAACCCACCATGTTTATAGCTTTTCCATTTCTATTAGTTTGTAGGATTAGATTAGAATTTGTGTTATGTATCCATTTAATTAAAAGCTGAGCAAGACGGAAGATTGGGATGAAGAAGGGGTATGGTGGGAGGCTCTAGTGACAAGGGTTATCTTCTTccccaaactctttatcttgtatttaacTCTATGTTTAGTGAATCTACTAGTTTTGATATtatattgttgttgttgttttaaagtttatgccttagGTATTTGGTTGGACTATCTATGATTGCTATGTTTTGATTTCTTGATTATTTTGGACTATTATCTTGATTGAGTTATTTAGCATTTTtgttctcaaaatcatgattaattggcCCTTGATTGTGATAATTTCAAGGTGTtaaatttgcaatgaaaattgaaatttgacacTAGTTCACGGAAGTGTTAAACGTAGGGaatacactcacgaaagtagaggtgcacgtTTGTAACTTGTTTTgta encodes:
- the LOC140005481 gene encoding uncharacterized protein; the encoded protein is MDKTWMKISNRKDKAYELGVKNFLKFAYSQKVENQKIPCPCTQCNNFCNQTKTVVEDHLLTQDIRKSYTRWIHRGEQFRHQNCGDSTEHGDGEEDSDTEDLNDMLHDIGTAQWGDNWAGREESTDDSLNENHSDTDNFLKLLEDAKKELYPGNHFYSKLSFVVTLLHLKTMSGWTIKSFNALLEIFRHALPPEATVPKSFADAKKLIRDLGFKSEKIHACVNDCVLFHKENENLDTCPNLNCKEPRYKMAGSRVPRKVLRYFPLKHRLQRLYTHKEIGSDMRWHKEKYVHDDNIMRHPADSEAWKHFDRLHPDFAVDPRNVRLGLATDGFNPFGTMSSAYSIWPIYLVPYNLPPWKCMRDPFFFLSMLIPGPKSPGNEIDVYMEPLIDELNEMWLGVETYDAYSGKKFDLRAALLWTINDFSAYAMLSGWSTKGYQACPICMVETTCVHLPHRKKLCYTGHRRFLPIDHSWRREKKPFDGNVDFRNPVVPLSGNEILDQVQNMEINFGKTKAQSNAKKRKRSESGLNWTKKSCFFELPYWADLLLRHNLDLMHVSKISQRLSLPQLWILKTKPKTTGCVVKI